The Fluviicola sp. genome segment TGCCCGAAGGAATGTATGTCTGGACGGTGAGCTTTAAAGATCCGAATACGGATAAAAAATACACGAAAAGCGGCCACATGACACTGATTAAATAAAGTTCCAAATGGTTCAAAAGTTTAAAATGTTTTAGTTGTTGCTGATTAAGCTTTTGAACTCTTTGAACCATTAAACCGGTTATAGTTTCCCCAGTGCAAACATCGTAGGTTGCTTGCTTAGGTCATAGGCATTTTCCCTCCAGTCTTTGATTGTTTTTGTCTGGATACGCTCATTAAATAAAGTCAGGTTGGATGCTACACAAAGCAAGGTATCATCCGCCAGCATATTTAACAGGTCTTCGAACACGTGCATCGTTCTGAAAGGTGTATCCATGAATAATTGGGTCTCACCGTTTCTTTTCACGCGTTGTTCCAGGTCTTTGAGTTTACGAATGCGTTCTTTTTGGTCTTTCGGCAAATAGCCGTGGAAAGAGAATTGCTGTCCGTTGAAACCGCTTCCGATCAGTGTGAGCAGAATAGAGCTTGGGCCCACGGTAGGGCAAACATGAATATCGTTTTCATGGGCCAGAGCAACCAGGATTGCTCCCGGGTCTGCGATGCCGGCACAACCCGCTTCGCTGATAATTCCTACACTTTTTCCCGATTTCATGGCTTTGATCAGGTGATATACTTCCGTTGCCGCCGTTGCTTTGTTCAGTACAAAGAATTCGGATTCGTCAATGGGGAAAGTACGGTCAATTTTACGCAGTAAACGACGTGCAGATTTGATGTCTTCCACAGCGAATACACGCAATCCACTGGCAATTTCGGCTACTTTTTGAGGGATGATATCTTCTGTGGATTCTCCACCAAGTGTATTGGGAATCAGGTATAAATTACCGGCGCTCATGAATTTTCTATTAATTGGTTGTTCTTTAAAAATGCGTTCGTTGCCAGATCCAATAGTTCGATCACTTCTTTGAAATTCATATCCGTTCCATAATATGGGTCCGGAACTTCCATGTCCTGGCCGGGGTACAATTCGTTCAGAAAAAGCCGTACTTTTTGTCTGTCCTGATCAGTTCTGGCTAAGCGCAGAATATTTTGCTCATTGCTTTTATCCATGGCAAAGATAATGTCATAATTGTCAAAATCCGCCACGGAAAATTGGCGTGCGCGCAATTCGTCGATGGAAACACCATATTCCAGGGAAAGTCTTCTCATCCGGTGATCGGGCTTTTCTCCGACATGATAATTAGCCGTTCCTGCAGAATCAACTTCTACCTGCAGATTGTGCTCTTTCACCCTGTGACGAAGCCATCCGTCTGCCATTGGAGAGCGGCAGATATTTCCCAAACAAACCATTAAAACACGCATAGTATTCGCTTTAAATTGGCTGCAAAGTTACTTTTTTAACTGGATTTTTCTAAATCTTCATTGATTCACACATTTTGTTAGTTTAAACAAACCGTTTATTCATTTAACATTTTTTGATTCCAACGAACACAACGAAGTGTATCTTATAATCGTTATATTCATGTAAATCAATAGTAAAGACCATGAGACAGTTAAAGATTGTAAAGCAAGTTACCAATCGGGAGACGGCTTCTCTCGATAAATACCTTCAGGAAATTGGTCGCGTTGAATTAATTACTGCCGACGAAGAGGTAGAATTAGCTAAACGAATAA includes the following:
- a CDS encoding low molecular weight protein-tyrosine-phosphatase, with amino-acid sequence MRVLMVCLGNICRSPMADGWLRHRVKEHNLQVEVDSAGTANYHVGEKPDHRMRRLSLEYGVSIDELRARQFSVADFDNYDIIFAMDKSNEQNILRLARTDQDRQKVRLFLNELYPGQDMEVPDPYYGTDMNFKEVIELLDLATNAFLKNNQLIENS
- a CDS encoding SAM-dependent methyltransferase — encoded protein: MSAGNLYLIPNTLGGESTEDIIPQKVAEIASGLRVFAVEDIKSARRLLRKIDRTFPIDESEFFVLNKATAATEVYHLIKAMKSGKSVGIISEAGCAGIADPGAILVALAHENDIHVCPTVGPSSILLTLIGSGFNGQQFSFHGYLPKDQKERIRKLKDLEQRVKRNGETQLFMDTPFRTMHVFEDLLNMLADDTLLCVASNLTLFNERIQTKTIKDWRENAYDLSKQPTMFALGKL